A section of the Streptomyces xinghaiensis S187 genome encodes:
- the rpmH gene encoding 50S ribosomal protein L34 → MSKRTFQPNNRRRAKTHGFRLRMRTRAGRAILATRRAKGRTRLSA, encoded by the coding sequence GTGAGCAAGCGCACCTTCCAGCCGAACAACCGCCGCCGCGCGAAGACCCACGGCTTCCGGCTGCGTATGCGGACCCGTGCCGGCCGCGCGATCCTCGCGACCCGCCGCGCCAAGGGCCGCACGCGTCTGTCGGCCTGA